The Saccopteryx leptura isolate mSacLep1 chromosome 2, mSacLep1_pri_phased_curated, whole genome shotgun sequence genome has a window encoding:
- the LRRC19 gene encoding leucine-rich repeat-containing protein 19 isoform X2 — translation MKTTCILILFWPLSMLFLSDEVQTSKTEVKCNFTEKNYSLIPVDISTDVTILDLSYNKITLNSRDASVLQKYYLLTELYLIENNVSILHNNSFGNLSNLKILNICRNSIHVIQQGAFIGLNKLLQLYLCQNKILQLNPDIFMPLKNLRLLNLQGNLISYFDVPQLFHLESIILYGNPWNCSCSLLNLQNWLNTSTVTLEYEPLGKSWAFLVGVVVSVLMTSLLIFLAVKCPIWYNFLLSYNHHRLEEHEAETYENGFTENPSSLSQMPDTNSEDTTIFEQLHSFVLDDDGFIEDIYIDTHKLHEEN, via the exons ATGAAAACTACATGCATCCTGATCTTGTTTTGGCCCCTCTCCATGTTGTTTTTATCAGATGAAGTCCAGACCTCTAAAACa gaagtCAAATGTAATTTCACTGAAAAGAATTATTCTTTGATTCCAGTGGATATCAGTACAGATGTTACTATACTTGATCTCAGTTATAACAAAATTACTCTGAATAGTAGGGATGCAAGTGTTCTGCAAAAGTATTATTTACTCACTGAGCTCTATCTGATTGAGAACAATGTCAGTATCTTACATAATAATAGTTTTGGTAACCTCTCcaatctaaaaattttaaatatttgtagaaattcCATCCACGTAATTCAACAGGGTGCATTTATAGGTTTAAATAAACTACTACAATTGTATCTctgccaaaacaaaatattacaacTGAATCCTGACATATTTATGCCTCTCAAAAACCTGAGACTTCTGAATCTGCAAGGCAATTTGATAAGCTACTTTGATGTGCCACAACTGTTTCATCTGGAGTCAATCATTTTATATGGGAATCCATGGAACTGCTCTTGTAGTTTACTGAATTTGCAGAATTGGTTAAACACATCAACTGTGACACTAG AATATGAACCTCTTGGAAAAAGCTGGGCTTTTCTTGTTGGTGTTGTAGTCTCTGTGCTGATGACTTCACTCCTCATTTTTCTAGCTGTCAAATGCCCAATATGGTATAATTTTCTGCTTAGTTATAATCATCATCGCCTTGAAGAGCATGAAGCAGAAACCTATGAAAATGGTTTTACCGAAAATCCAAGTTCTCTTTCACAGATGCCAGATACAAACTCTGAAGATACTACAATATTTGAACAACTACATTCATTTGTACTAGATGACGATGGGTTtattgaagatatatatatagatactcaTAAATTACATGAAGAAAATTaa
- the LRRC19 gene encoding leucine-rich repeat-containing protein 19 isoform X1, translated as MKTTCILILFWPLSMLFLSDEVQTSKTEVKCNFTEKNYSLIPVDISTDVTILDLSYNKITLNSRDASVLQKYYLLTELYLIENNVSILHNNSFGNLSNLKILNICRNSIHVIQQGAFIGLNKLLQLYLCQNKILQLNPDIFMPLKNLRLLNLQGNLISYFDVPQLFHLESIILYGNPWNCSCSLLNLQNWLNTSTVTLENENITLCKYPDILKCYNIKTVPFKAECYSKFLSPVTEDLHLNFQSISNSTFNNSLNNLTRNSEYEPLGKSWAFLVGVVVSVLMTSLLIFLAVKCPIWYNFLLSYNHHRLEEHEAETYENGFTENPSSLSQMPDTNSEDTTIFEQLHSFVLDDDGFIEDIYIDTHKLHEEN; from the exons ATGAAAACTACATGCATCCTGATCTTGTTTTGGCCCCTCTCCATGTTGTTTTTATCAGATGAAGTCCAGACCTCTAAAACa gaagtCAAATGTAATTTCACTGAAAAGAATTATTCTTTGATTCCAGTGGATATCAGTACAGATGTTACTATACTTGATCTCAGTTATAACAAAATTACTCTGAATAGTAGGGATGCAAGTGTTCTGCAAAAGTATTATTTACTCACTGAGCTCTATCTGATTGAGAACAATGTCAGTATCTTACATAATAATAGTTTTGGTAACCTCTCcaatctaaaaattttaaatatttgtagaaattcCATCCACGTAATTCAACAGGGTGCATTTATAGGTTTAAATAAACTACTACAATTGTATCTctgccaaaacaaaatattacaacTGAATCCTGACATATTTATGCCTCTCAAAAACCTGAGACTTCTGAATCTGCAAGGCAATTTGATAAGCTACTTTGATGTGCCACAACTGTTTCATCTGGAGTCAATCATTTTATATGGGAATCCATGGAACTGCTCTTGTAGTTTACTGAATTTGCAGAATTGGTTAAACACATCAACTGTGACACTAG AAAATGAGAACATCACCCTGTGCAAGTACCCAGATATCCTGAAGTGCTACAATATCAAAACAGTACCTTTTAAGGCTGAATGTTACTCAAAATTTCTTTCACCTGTAACTGAAGACCTTCATCTTAATTTTcagtccattagcaattcaacaTTTAATAACTCTTTGAATAACTTAACAAGAAATTCAG AATATGAACCTCTTGGAAAAAGCTGGGCTTTTCTTGTTGGTGTTGTAGTCTCTGTGCTGATGACTTCACTCCTCATTTTTCTAGCTGTCAAATGCCCAATATGGTATAATTTTCTGCTTAGTTATAATCATCATCGCCTTGAAGAGCATGAAGCAGAAACCTATGAAAATGGTTTTACCGAAAATCCAAGTTCTCTTTCACAGATGCCAGATACAAACTCTGAAGATACTACAATATTTGAACAACTACATTCATTTGTACTAGATGACGATGGGTTtattgaagatatatatatagatactcaTAAATTACATGAAGAAAATTaa